From the Paenibacillus sp. FSL H8-0548 genome, one window contains:
- a CDS encoding cell wall hydrolase has product MYRFLALFALLILVTATAANHKADASPILKFGSEGQDIPDLQFRLQTIGYYHLPIDKNFGKATLSAVQRFQKNNGLQSDGVVGPKTWAKLKKLSVNKKELSMLARVIYAEARGEDYKGQVAVGAVVMNRLQSSKFPNTVKEVIMEPNAFSAVKDGQYWLIPNQTAFKAAKAAVKGTDPTGNALFYFNPVISKSAWFKTRTATEKIGNHLFTL; this is encoded by the coding sequence ATGTACAGATTTTTGGCTCTATTCGCTCTACTCATATTGGTTACCGCTACAGCAGCAAATCACAAAGCAGATGCTTCTCCTATCTTGAAATTCGGCAGCGAGGGACAGGACATTCCGGATCTGCAGTTCCGGCTTCAGACGATCGGTTATTACCATTTGCCCATAGATAAAAATTTTGGCAAGGCCACTCTTAGCGCGGTTCAACGTTTTCAAAAAAATAACGGGCTCCAGAGTGACGGCGTTGTAGGTCCGAAAACATGGGCGAAGCTCAAAAAATTGTCGGTCAACAAAAAGGAGCTTTCCATGCTTGCGCGTGTCATTTATGCCGAGGCCAGGGGGGAAGATTATAAAGGTCAAGTGGCGGTCGGTGCGGTCGTAATGAATCGACTCCAGTCTTCAAAGTTTCCGAATACAGTAAAGGAAGTTATTATGGAGCCAAATGCTTTCTCAGCCGTAAAAGACGGTCAGTACTGGCTTATTCCGAATCAAACGGCGTTCAAGGCAGCAAAAGCTGCTGTAAAAGGGACGGACCCAACCGGCAATGCGTTGTTCTACTTCAATCCGGTTATCTCCAAATCGGCTTGGTTCAAGACCCGTACAGCCACTGAGAAAATCGGAAATCATCTATTTACACTATAG
- a CDS encoding HAMP domain-containing sensor histidine kinase, protein MSLSSWLKNWLTAAALMLVFITLSSAGMLLYSWNNDNESSQKYVINQARLAVNPFLLYLEHNSEEIRNDHVQETLDKMTASSGMDLIYVELDGTVAFTTFKSMPSAPVNLKTSLHYDLYDAQQEDQFFKTAFPVIDDGSQNQVGNALFYLPKDMIYAKKSDHTPLAAFALTVFLALLLSVLLIMIRKKIKHHLISPIITLKHHSEAILKGNYEEKSQYARMDELGGLYAMFDQMRMEIMHLSTQRVDQEKAQKELITNISHEIKTPLTTVNAYIEAILEGVCPDTETMMEYVEVMRSNTDKMTRLVEDLLVHALQELGQISVDPTEQYSSNVLQDILKPIGHYVRTNGVTYMESHDIPNVLIPIDAVRIEQVITNLVSNALKHTSPGDTIRIGIELASAQLTFTIADTGRGIKPQDMPFLFERYFSGQGKSTGTAGSQKGTGLGLSICKTIIEAHGGSISFQSKEGQGTTFQFTLPLC, encoded by the coding sequence ATGTCTTTGAGCTCTTGGTTAAAAAATTGGTTAACAGCAGCTGCACTTATGCTTGTCTTCATAACACTAAGCAGCGCTGGCATGCTTCTATATAGTTGGAATAATGACAATGAGTCTAGTCAGAAATACGTGATTAACCAGGCACGATTGGCTGTGAACCCTTTTCTTCTCTATCTGGAGCATAATAGCGAGGAGATCAGGAATGATCATGTGCAAGAGACCTTGGACAAGATGACAGCCAGCAGCGGCATGGACCTGATTTATGTGGAGTTGGACGGCACGGTTGCTTTCACCACCTTCAAATCGATGCCATCGGCACCAGTGAACCTCAAGACGTCTTTGCACTATGATTTGTATGATGCGCAGCAGGAGGATCAATTTTTCAAAACCGCTTTTCCTGTCATAGACGACGGCTCTCAAAATCAGGTCGGAAATGCCCTATTTTACCTGCCTAAAGACATGATTTATGCCAAAAAATCGGATCATACTCCTCTTGCTGCTTTTGCTCTCACCGTGTTTTTAGCGCTACTATTATCCGTTTTGCTCATTATGATCAGAAAAAAAATCAAGCATCATCTTATCTCGCCTATTATCACGCTGAAGCATCACTCAGAAGCGATTTTGAAGGGCAATTACGAGGAGAAAAGCCAATATGCCCGAATGGATGAGCTGGGCGGCCTATATGCTATGTTTGACCAAATGAGAATGGAGATTATGCATTTAAGCACGCAGAGAGTCGATCAGGAGAAAGCTCAGAAGGAGCTGATAACGAACATCTCCCATGAGATTAAGACACCCCTTACCACTGTAAATGCCTACATTGAAGCGATACTTGAGGGCGTGTGTCCAGATACCGAAACGATGATGGAATATGTGGAAGTGATGCGCAGTAACACGGACAAAATGACTAGACTTGTTGAAGACCTGCTCGTGCATGCCTTGCAGGAGCTGGGACAAATTTCTGTAGATCCTACGGAGCAGTATAGCTCGAATGTCCTTCAGGATATTTTAAAACCGATAGGCCATTATGTGCGCACAAACGGAGTGACCTATATGGAGTCCCATGACATTCCCAATGTGCTTATCCCGATTGATGCGGTCCGTATCGAGCAGGTAATTACGAATCTCGTATCTAATGCATTAAAGCATACCTCTCCTGGCGATACCATCCGGATCGGCATAGAGCTGGCTTCCGCGCAGCTTACATTCACCATTGCGGATACAGGCAGAGGCATAAAGCCTCAGGATATGCCTTTTCTATTTGAGCGGTATTTCAGCGGGCAAGGGAAGTCAACTGGCACAGCCGGATCGCAGAAGGGAACTGGACTTGGACTTTCGATTTGCAAGACGATTATTGAGGCACATGGCGGCTCCATCTCCTTTCAGAGCAAAGAGGGGCAAGGAACTACGTTTCAATTCACACTTCCGTTATGTTGA
- a CDS encoding AraC family transcriptional regulator yields the protein MQEYDYEFADFIFYTPGDLDKEGRIWPVRAGRCLAKPNYKVGPKRIECYSLHFVQEGGVRLEYEGKQVELQKDDMFCLFPGRTYFYDMLPSGKPLQMSWLAVDGDRARSLLELAGVTEEEPFRKKAVTARVKASADQVIHTLAGVQRWNPAVALELQSLVCALFAGLIPETAPAPAAELAGWIHECMKYIELHALEGISVQQVADFAGVHRSYFTQVFTSQAGMPPMKYIQKIRMDKARRLLIDTDATITEIALSLGYPNLYTFTRAFKIYYKQSPLTLRKTIV from the coding sequence ATGCAGGAATACGATTATGAGTTTGCCGATTTCATTTTTTATACGCCGGGGGATCTGGATAAAGAAGGACGGATATGGCCGGTGCGGGCGGGTCGCTGTTTGGCCAAACCCAACTACAAAGTAGGACCCAAAAGGATCGAATGCTACAGTCTTCACTTTGTACAGGAGGGAGGGGTTCGGCTGGAATACGAAGGCAAGCAGGTGGAGCTGCAGAAGGACGATATGTTTTGTTTGTTTCCGGGCCGCACCTATTTTTACGACATGCTCCCCTCCGGCAAGCCGCTTCAAATGAGCTGGCTGGCGGTGGATGGCGATAGGGCAAGGTCGTTGCTAGAGCTTGCGGGGGTGACAGAGGAGGAGCCGTTTCGCAAGAAAGCAGTTACCGCACGCGTCAAGGCATCGGCGGATCAAGTCATTCATACGCTGGCGGGCGTTCAGCGGTGGAATCCGGCAGTCGCACTGGAGCTGCAAAGCCTTGTTTGTGCACTATTCGCGGGATTGATTCCAGAGACTGCGCCTGCCCCAGCGGCTGAGCTTGCAGGTTGGATTCATGAATGCATGAAATATATAGAGCTGCACGCTTTGGAGGGAATATCCGTCCAACAAGTAGCGGATTTCGCGGGTGTGCATCGCTCCTACTTTACTCAAGTATTTACGAGCCAGGCGGGTATGCCCCCGATGAAGTACATACAGAAGATCCGCATGGACAAGGCAAGGCGTCTGTTGATCGACACGGACGCTACGATTACGGAGATCGCTCTGTCTCTTGGTTATCCGAACCTTTACACATTCACCAGAGCCTTCAAGATTTATTATAAGCAATCCCCACTAACACTGCGGAAGACGATCGTTTAG
- a CDS encoding FtsX-like permease family protein, giving the protein MTAVWTLCLSYLKKNKIQNLFISLLILLSTLLVATATIIISNTGNLFTDMHNQTNGSHQILTFEKDLHNPEEVHQWWESQKGVDVSSLMRYRTLSGITHHEQNIPNLYLFMMDTPKLPKNVDKLVFAEGENSAQPEKGTVWIPTSMAYGYNIKVGDTIAFNTGKTPLDLTVSAIVIDVPYGAPFTNTARVWMSNDDYQSKLTVIAGKDSYLMGLRFEDYSNNSSYWDRFTSEFGTPFLESKMEFEGIASFYLIINQIIGFVMVFLGLVMMLIALITIGFTISDAILANYKTIGVLKSLGLTSHRTISTYVIQYGLLSAIAIIPGLALSTMLSKVIINLSVSSLRTSHSELNIQGTGAAILVGLLLFVLVLLCVVLYAKKARSVQPVQAIRYGMSEMESNKIKSRMDSAAANKIGFGNLPVIAVIGLRNLIKNLKGSALMLVLTLMASSVLVLGYVVLSSIIGIQQTAAKWGYDSANIVAMVINKSTFPRAEFDQVLASESRIKNYGWQGNMTAIVNSEPVLNKSNENTPTLSIYLSVLDGGYDELGFETLTGHNPRQKNEIAIGVNVAKSLNKDLGDVIEVYIEGKKQFLIITGIYQAISNMSNSARMTIEGVKTVSPNFNNMDVALINVNDLSQADAVVSDLNEQFKESTSVVTQQTLLDSVFKEAANILIYPMSLMGLLFIIVTFIIIYSTCRINIRMESKTYGIYKSIGMTSNRIRLSIVLGISALAALGALLGIAAGVYLLPLLLENILSSYGIVQLPVILNWGGIILMACISVLSAATGSWASSKVIQKASPRILVVE; this is encoded by the coding sequence ATGACTGCTGTTTGGACACTTTGCTTGTCTTACCTCAAAAAAAACAAAATACAAAACCTCTTTATTTCACTGCTCATTCTGCTATCTACGCTGCTTGTCGCTACTGCAACCATTATCATTTCTAATACTGGAAATCTGTTCACCGACATGCACAACCAGACCAATGGCTCTCATCAAATTCTGACGTTTGAGAAAGATCTTCATAATCCTGAAGAAGTCCACCAATGGTGGGAATCACAAAAAGGCGTCGATGTATCCAGTCTCATGCGATATCGTACCTTATCGGGAATTACCCATCATGAGCAAAATATTCCGAATCTATATTTATTCATGATGGATACGCCGAAGCTTCCTAAAAACGTCGATAAGCTTGTTTTTGCAGAAGGAGAGAATAGCGCGCAACCAGAGAAGGGCACGGTATGGATTCCGACCTCTATGGCTTACGGCTATAATATTAAAGTCGGCGATACCATTGCTTTTAATACCGGCAAAACTCCTTTGGACTTAACGGTTTCTGCTATCGTGATAGATGTTCCCTACGGTGCTCCGTTTACAAACACAGCACGAGTATGGATGAGCAATGACGATTATCAGAGCAAGCTCACGGTGATAGCAGGAAAAGACAGCTATCTAATGGGGCTTCGTTTTGAGGATTATTCAAATAACAGCAGTTATTGGGATCGCTTCACAAGTGAGTTCGGAACTCCTTTTCTAGAGTCTAAAATGGAATTTGAAGGCATCGCCTCCTTCTATCTAATCATTAATCAAATTATAGGCTTTGTTATGGTTTTCCTTGGTTTAGTCATGATGCTTATCGCTTTAATCACAATCGGATTTACGATTTCTGATGCTATTCTAGCCAATTACAAAACGATAGGCGTCCTTAAGTCACTAGGGTTGACCTCTCATAGAACCATTAGCACTTATGTCATACAGTACGGTTTGCTGTCAGCGATTGCGATTATTCCAGGCTTAGCGCTAAGCACCATGCTGTCCAAAGTAATTATTAATCTATCTGTATCTTCACTTCGCACGAGCCATTCTGAGCTCAATATACAAGGAACCGGCGCTGCTATACTTGTAGGGTTGCTATTATTTGTGCTCGTTCTCCTGTGCGTCGTCTTATACGCCAAGAAAGCCCGTTCCGTACAGCCCGTGCAAGCGATTCGATACGGCATGTCCGAGATGGAAAGCAACAAAATAAAATCGAGGATGGACTCAGCCGCAGCGAACAAAATTGGCTTTGGCAATCTGCCCGTCATCGCTGTTATCGGTTTGCGGAATTTAATCAAAAATCTAAAGGGCTCTGCTTTAATGCTTGTATTGACTCTGATGGCCTCCTCTGTGCTAGTGCTCGGCTACGTGGTGCTAAGCAGCATTATTGGGATCCAGCAAACTGCTGCAAAATGGGGCTATGATTCTGCCAATATCGTAGCCATGGTTATCAATAAGTCCACGTTTCCGCGAGCTGAATTCGACCAAGTATTAGCCTCCGAATCCCGCATTAAAAATTATGGGTGGCAGGGCAATATGACGGCTATCGTCAATTCAGAGCCTGTACTGAATAAGTCGAATGAAAATACTCCTACTCTCAGCATCTATTTAAGCGTACTGGATGGAGGTTATGATGAGCTTGGTTTTGAGACATTGACGGGCCATAACCCGCGCCAAAAGAATGAAATTGCTATCGGAGTCAATGTTGCGAAGAGCTTGAATAAAGATCTTGGCGATGTTATCGAGGTGTATATCGAAGGCAAGAAACAATTTCTGATCATTACTGGTATCTATCAGGCAATCTCGAATATGTCCAATTCCGCTCGAATGACCATCGAAGGGGTAAAAACAGTTAGCCCTAACTTCAATAACATGGATGTTGCCTTAATTAACGTGAACGATTTGTCACAAGCAGATGCAGTCGTCAGTGATTTGAATGAACAATTCAAGGAGTCAACCTCAGTCGTAACGCAGCAGACTCTTCTCGATTCCGTGTTCAAGGAAGCCGCCAACATACTCATTTACCCGATGAGTCTGATGGGACTGCTTTTTATTATTGTGACCTTCATCATTATTTACAGTACCTGCCGTATCAATATTCGAATGGAGAGCAAAACTTACGGTATTTATAAATCGATAGGCATGACCTCCAATCGAATCCGTTTGTCTATCGTTCTAGGCATCAGCGCACTAGCAGCCTTAGGTGCCCTGCTCGGCATAGCTGCAGGAGTTTATCTGCTCCCGCTCCTTTTAGAGAACATTCTCTCAAGCTACGGTATTGTTCAATTGCCAGTCATTCTCAACTGGGGCGGTATTATCCTCATGGCCTGCATAAGTGTTTTGTCAGCAGCGACCGGCTCATGGGCTTCATCTAAAGTCATTCAAAAAGCATCGCCACGAATTCTCGTGGTGGAATGA
- a CDS encoding response regulator transcription factor — protein sequence MKQQKKILIIEDEKDISRILRDYLAKNRYEAAVAGNGKDGLYMLELVQPDYIILDIMLPDVDGIDLCREIREKSNVPILILSARGSDTDKVLGLGFGADDYMTKPFSLTELLARINAHFRRYETMVAAPQDSDFLRLGNLVIDKKAYKVTVNGSEVSLSAKEFELLYYLAKHKNQVFSKAQLLDAVWGYDNYGDENSVTVYVRRLREKIEKAPSNPNYLKTVWGVGYKFSLD from the coding sequence ATGAAACAACAAAAGAAAATTCTTATCATAGAAGACGAGAAGGATATTTCCCGAATTTTGCGGGACTATTTGGCTAAAAACAGGTACGAGGCTGCGGTCGCAGGGAATGGGAAAGACGGTTTGTATATGCTGGAGCTTGTCCAGCCCGATTATATTATTCTTGATATTATGCTTCCGGATGTGGACGGAATAGATCTTTGTAGAGAAATTCGTGAGAAAAGCAACGTGCCTATCCTTATTTTGAGCGCAAGAGGCAGTGATACCGATAAGGTACTTGGCCTTGGCTTCGGTGCGGATGACTATATGACAAAACCTTTCTCCTTAACTGAATTGCTAGCACGAATTAATGCCCACTTCCGTCGTTATGAAACCATGGTCGCTGCCCCGCAGGATTCTGACTTCTTACGTCTAGGAAACCTCGTAATCGATAAAAAAGCATATAAAGTGACGGTAAACGGTTCAGAGGTTTCCCTCTCAGCAAAAGAGTTTGAGCTTCTTTATTATCTTGCCAAGCATAAAAATCAGGTGTTTTCCAAAGCTCAATTACTTGATGCAGTCTGGGGATATGACAATTACGGCGATGAGAATTCAGTAACGGTTTATGTCCGGAGATTGCGTGAGAAAATCGAGAAAGCCCCCTCCAATCCTAATTATTTAAAGACGGTATGGGGCGTAGGATATAAATTCAGTCTAGACTAA
- a CDS encoding ABC transporter ATP-binding protein: MAKKAIIQAKNLCKTYNTGNEQYHAIRNLDLEIHEGDFTVIMGNSGSGKSTLLYLLSGLDNVTAGEVYFRDQRIDQYNEKELSNFRTRKIGYIYQSINLVPDLSILDNVSLPAYIAGNKTNKIKAKAHELIQAMGIEGQNNRLPSQTSGGQQQRAAIARALINSPEIIFADEPTGSLNYDHGKAVLDILTKMNRQGQSVVMVTHDIKAACRADRLIFIRDGKIGGILEFEKYDEKSTQDRESMIFSFVSGKE, encoded by the coding sequence ATGGCTAAAAAAGCAATTATACAAGCAAAAAATCTTTGCAAAACCTATAACACCGGCAATGAACAATATCATGCCATTCGAAATCTTGATTTGGAAATTCATGAAGGGGATTTCACCGTCATTATGGGAAATTCCGGATCGGGCAAATCTACTTTGCTTTATCTATTAAGCGGTCTCGATAATGTTACAGCTGGTGAGGTGTATTTCCGCGATCAACGTATTGACCAATATAACGAGAAGGAGCTTTCCAATTTTCGCACCAGAAAGATCGGTTATATTTATCAAAGCATCAACTTGGTTCCCGATCTTTCGATTCTGGACAATGTATCGTTGCCCGCCTATATCGCCGGAAACAAAACAAACAAAATAAAGGCCAAAGCACATGAGCTCATTCAAGCTATGGGCATTGAAGGCCAAAATAATCGCCTCCCCTCTCAAACCTCGGGCGGTCAGCAGCAGCGCGCCGCCATTGCCAGGGCATTAATTAATTCTCCTGAAATCATTTTTGCAGATGAGCCTACCGGAAGCTTGAATTACGACCATGGTAAAGCCGTTCTAGACATCCTGACCAAAATGAACCGTCAAGGCCAGTCAGTCGTCATGGTTACCCATGACATTAAGGCCGCATGCAGAGCCGACCGGCTAATCTTTATTAGAGATGGCAAGATCGGCGGCATTCTTGAATTCGAGAAATATGACGAAAAAAGCACCCAAGACAGAGAGTCCATGATCTTTTCTTTCGTTTCAGGAAAGGAGTAA
- a CDS encoding multidrug effflux MFS transporter gives MSAAKNYDRLRLVLLLGAFSALGPLTIDMYLPSFPQITADFGTKASLVQLSLTACLIGLGLGQIIMGPLSDVHGRRKPIIISLILYLVASLVCAISPNIYWFIAARFVQGFAASAGIVISRAIVRDVYSGTELTKFFSMLMLVNNLFPMIAPLAGSGVISFTTWVGVFIVLGIVGLLLVILATMNLKETLPVENRVSSNFGELVGGIKALLKDRQFIGYALAQGIMIGGVFAYVSGTPFVYQNIYGASPQMFALLFASNGISLIIGSQVVGRFSRTFSERKFVILGLLMACTSSLAALLVILLHGPLLALVIPLFFFVASIGMTATASFVLAMGSQGQRAGSAAALLGLLPFLIGAITSPLVGVAGENSAVPMGIIILSTSLLALIAFFGLAHKPQIKLTNNHISSKVSQ, from the coding sequence ATGTCTGCAGCAAAAAATTATGATCGGCTAAGATTAGTATTGCTATTAGGTGCCTTTTCAGCTCTTGGTCCACTTACGATTGACATGTATTTGCCGTCATTTCCACAAATTACAGCTGATTTTGGGACCAAGGCGTCTCTTGTTCAGCTCAGTTTGACCGCATGCCTCATTGGCTTAGGGTTGGGCCAAATTATTATGGGACCATTAAGTGACGTTCACGGGAGACGCAAGCCAATAATTATTTCACTTATTCTCTATTTGGTTGCTTCGTTAGTCTGTGCGATCTCCCCAAATATTTATTGGTTTATAGCTGCACGTTTTGTTCAGGGTTTTGCTGCCTCTGCGGGAATTGTTATCTCCAGAGCAATTGTACGCGATGTATATAGCGGAACAGAATTAACGAAGTTTTTCTCCATGCTCATGCTTGTAAATAATCTGTTCCCTATGATTGCGCCTTTGGCTGGCAGTGGTGTGATCTCCTTTACCACTTGGGTAGGCGTGTTTATTGTACTTGGCATTGTTGGTTTACTACTCGTTATTTTGGCAACGATGAACTTAAAAGAGACCTTGCCTGTAGAAAATCGGGTATCCAGTAACTTCGGCGAGCTAGTAGGCGGTATTAAAGCGTTACTTAAAGATCGGCAGTTTATCGGTTATGCGCTTGCACAAGGCATTATGATTGGGGGCGTATTCGCCTACGTATCGGGGACTCCATTTGTTTATCAAAATATTTACGGCGCTTCTCCACAAATGTTCGCGCTGTTGTTCGCATCCAATGGAATAAGCTTAATTATTGGTTCACAGGTCGTGGGACGGTTCAGCAGAACGTTTTCGGAACGCAAATTTGTTATTCTTGGTTTGCTGATGGCTTGTACGTCCAGTTTGGCAGCCTTGCTCGTTATTTTATTGCACGGTCCTTTACTGGCATTAGTTATTCCGTTGTTCTTCTTCGTGGCGTCAATCGGTATGACGGCCACAGCTTCTTTTGTGCTGGCGATGGGCTCGCAAGGTCAAAGGGCTGGAAGTGCAGCTGCCCTGCTTGGCTTGTTGCCTTTTTTGATTGGAGCAATTACTTCACCATTAGTCGGAGTTGCAGGAGAAAATTCAGCGGTTCCGATGGGGATTATTATCTTGTCGACCAGTCTGCTAGCTCTTATCGCTTTCTTCGGACTCGCACACAAGCCGCAAATAAAGCTTACTAATAATCATATTTCATCAAAGGTTTCGCAATAA
- a CDS encoding DNA alkylation repair protein — translation MNFEMVMQELEALGKERTKKIYVSNGAHEPLFGVATGEMKPIAKKIKNNQPLAEQLYSSGNYDAMYFAGVIADPKAMTEADFERWIDAAYFYMLSDYVVAVTLSETDIAQEVADKWIASGEELKMSAGWSCYCWLLGNRPDREFSESKLANMLEILRNTIHDSPKRTKSAMNNFIYTVGVSYLPLHSEAVETAKAVGPVEIKRDKTKSKFLLASDDIQKAVDKQRLGFKRKHVRC, via the coding sequence ATGAATTTTGAAATGGTTATGCAGGAGCTTGAAGCTCTCGGCAAGGAACGAACCAAGAAAATATACGTATCCAATGGGGCGCACGAACCGCTTTTTGGGGTGGCTACCGGCGAAATGAAGCCCATCGCCAAGAAAATTAAAAACAATCAACCTTTGGCTGAGCAGCTTTACTCTTCGGGGAATTATGACGCCATGTACTTTGCTGGCGTCATTGCAGACCCTAAAGCAATGACTGAAGCTGATTTTGAGCGATGGATAGATGCGGCTTACTTTTATATGCTATCCGATTATGTGGTGGCAGTAACCTTGTCAGAAACAGATATTGCACAAGAGGTTGCTGATAAATGGATTGCAAGCGGCGAAGAGCTGAAAATGTCAGCGGGCTGGAGTTGTTACTGCTGGCTTTTGGGTAATCGACCGGATAGAGAATTTTCCGAAAGCAAACTTGCTAATATGCTTGAAATTTTGCGGAATACGATTCACGATTCTCCAAAACGAACTAAATCCGCTATGAATAATTTTATTTACACAGTAGGGGTATCCTATTTGCCGCTCCATAGTGAGGCGGTCGAGACAGCAAAGGCGGTAGGCCCAGTAGAAATCAAACGGGACAAGACAAAAAGCAAGTTTCTACTCGCTTCCGACGATATTCAGAAGGCAGTAGATAAACAGAGACTTGGTTTCAAACGCAAGCATGTAAGGTGTTAG